A region of the Festucalex cinctus isolate MCC-2025b chromosome 8, RoL_Fcin_1.0, whole genome shotgun sequence genome:
attcatccatccaaccattgtccatccatccatccatccatccatccatccatccatccatccatcaattcattcattcaattattATCCATtttgtgcatccatccatccatccatccatccatccatccatccatccatccatccgtccatccatccatccatccatccatccatccacccattcattcatccatctgtccatcatgCATGCATTCATCCATCCAAGCATGAATGTATATTGTGCTGTGATccatgctttttatttatttatgtatttattttattattattattagtattattattatgattattattatttttattatttttattattattattattattattattatatttatttttcatctgaCATACTTTTCTTTGAAGCTAGACAACACTTAGGATGCAGCATACCATTGTATTTTCATCTTTATCTGACACAGACtcaaaaaaatgtgctttttttttttttttaattaagtgccaTTTAGTTGTTACTAGGGTGTTTCCAATAGGTTGTTCTCCTGCCTTTTAGTTGCATGTGCGCACACGAGTGCTGCTCATATCTGATGTTATGCGTCCCTTTAGATCTGGGAGACAAAAACCATCCCCCTGCACTCTGTGACCCCCTGCCTTTGTCTCCAGGTACTTTAATTTCAAACATGAAGCACATGCATGGTAAACAATTCTGTagcaatgtacagtatatgtgacAATGTTGGATTTGTTGGCAGGTTTGGGATGATGACAAGCCGAGACGCTCTCAGAGTTGCCCCTTCAAAAACATGGGTACGCAAAAATCCTTTCCTTTAATTCAACCTCCCGTCAAGCTCGAACCATTTGCCGGCGCTGCCTGGCCTCCAATCGGATTGCATTTGAAAACAACTTTCTCATAGGAAATTAGTGAAAATAAAAGAATTAACTATCATCAATCTTTTAATATCATACAAGTGTAAAAAGAAGTTGTGGACATCCCCATCAGGGTTCCTCGAGAAGAACATTTGGCAGAATCTGACCGCCTCGGTGGGTCACGGTCGAATGAACGACAAGGGCCAAATGCTGCTGTGGAACCTGTCTGCCCCCTGCAGGCTAGAGGGGGAAGTGTGGCCCTGTAGGTGGACCTCGAGTCACAATTGCACTGAGATCAAAGGCTTTCGGCAACAGCTGGAGAATACAACATGGGAGCAAAAGAGTAATCTCCAATGGGTAAAATATATATCcttgtatgtttttatgttgactGAAATGTGAGCGtgaatgtctgtctgtctttctgtcCGCATGTATACAGTTGAACCTCGGTTTTCAACCGAACTGTATAAAAACTAAAGCACCATTTCACATAGGAAATTATTTACTTCCAATTAATCGGTTCCAAACTCCCCCATAAATTAGCAAAtactatatgtgtgtgtatatatatatatatatatatatatatatatatatatatatatatatatatatatatatatatatatatatatatatatatatatatatatatatatgtgtgtcccTCTAGGTGAAAATTGGTTTTTTTGAGGACATCAATCTGCAGCTGTTCCCATGTGTGATGGTAAGAACATGTTCAAGCAttctcaatacttttttttttttttttaattcattgtgCTTATTGGGGGCCAATtatttttgggatttttcataaACCATCTAACTATTTTCGTTATTATAACCTTGATATGTATGCGCAGGTGAATTTAACGAGAGGGGGCCTTCACCTAGGACCTTTCTGCTCTCATCACTGTGAGTTTGCACAAGTTATGGCAGGAACGTGAACTATATGCAGTGTGTCGCGTTTTATGAGGATGAAGTCTTCTTGTTTGTCATTGCAGCAGCCAGGTGGCGCTGGAATCTGCTGGCTGTAGCTGGCTTGCTGGTGATTGCCATGACAGCGTTGATGTTATGTCTTCTCCACGGCTTTATCAAGAGTAGGTTCAATCTGTACACGACTTTTATGAGTTTtatggaattattattattattattattatttttgttattgttattgctattgttattgttattgttattgttattattattattattattattattattattattattattattattagtattattttgcaAGAATGTGCTGTAGTTTGATAACATGATATTTAAACTTGAACTTGCTAAAATGTTGGTCATGCTACATGTCATCAACCCAGCCCGCAATATACATTTGGAGTCGCagattttctgggtttggtcacgtgacgtttGCAACGTCGTTCGTTATGGGTTAGTTATGACGTTAATTTCGGTCGCCAGCAGAGGGCAATATTGttaatggtttatttttttcaagcctGTAAAACCCCTTATACTCACAATCTGAAAGATGCAGTTTGCTATTATAGTAGACCAAGTTATAACAATTTTGAAGATGTAATTAATTTTGTCATTCGTtatgacgaaaaaaaaataatacaaatcttCTCCCAGATTTGTGCCTTTCCTGATGGAATTAAAATCCAATTTCAACTCTATCAATAAGTGAACAATAAGAAAAACAATAAGCTTTAAAGAAAGAAgttttaattgtaaaatatccaaaaatggTTAAACTGTTTTACtgcgactttttttttacatttttattttactatcatgtttttttttattttttcccatgtctatttatttatttattactgtgattttttttaacatttttattttactatcatgttcttttttttttaattttcccatgtctatttatttatttatttatttattaatagggAATAATAGTGTTAACTATATTTAATGTATATTCTTATTGAATTTATATGAAGACAAATGTTAAGAAGTTTTGCatatgaatgtttcaaaatgttatAAGTAATATATATTagttaattcaatttaaaaagagATATTGCCCAACATGGCCTCCATTGATTGATGTTGATGGAGTTATGAATTGCTCAGTTCATGACTATTCCACGAAAGCAATATTCAACCAATATACTGTGTTGTGATTAGCTgtggcaaaaaagaaaatacaaaaacaacaaaaatacataaataaataaaaatctgtttaCTCAAAGACTTCAATCATTTGCTACACATGTGTCTGCTTGTAATTCAATAatcttactgtatttttttggaCAGTAGTAGTAATGACATGATTGTGTATGACTGCATATTCCTGAAAATCTTGCAATTATGCATGAATATTCATCTTATTTTATAGAATGGGCAAGCAGATCATTCTCTGGAGGACATGTAAAGAGTAAgctttcattattttcttttatatttcaAAAAAGGGAAAATCCTGATGACATTCAACTCTTTTTGTTTTAGCTGCCAGGAAAGGTCACATCGTCCTCCTGAGTCCACCAGATGGCATTTCCGAGGTTTGTGGCCTGGGCTCCCTGCTCAGGAGTCAGGGCTTCAGTGTGTCTGTGGACCAGTGGAGCAGGATGGAGCAGTGCAAACTGGGACCCCTGCCATGGCTTCACTCCCAGCTTCTCCACATTAAGATCCTGGGAGGACGTGTGGTGCTCGTGCTGACTCGCAAAGCTTTGGGGCTGGCGCACGAATGGAGCCAGCAACACCGGGAGGCAATCCAGGCGGGGAGAGTAGACGGGAACGTGCCTCTGCCTCCGTTCTCGGATGTTTTCGTGGCCTCGCTGTGCCTCATCCTCGGGGACAAGCAGCAAGGCAGAACCGCAGAACGCTTTCTCCTGGTCACATTTGAACACGATGTTGGGCAACCCCCTGGAAGCTTGCCAGAGCTATTTCGGGGTCTTCGTTTGTTCCAGCTTCCCTCCcagatgaaaactttcttgtgTGAGCTCGCTGGGGGAGGAAAAGGGAAGGCAAAAGGTGGAAGGACAAAGGCCGGCTGGAAATGGGCAACCTTTGACGGATGGAGATTAAAGACGAAAAATGCCACATATAGCCAAGGAACAATACCCGCACAGtgtaaatattttgaaatttagagACAATGCTGGACGTTTGTTGCACTGAGCAAGGGACagcacttataatgtaattagaATATGACtgaaaacgttttttattttaattagtaatATTACTAGTACTCAttgtttactgtattttaatagGTGGATGCTAAATGGCTTGGTACGGTTAAGAAAAGCAGCGGTTAGCATAACATTACAACTGTAGCAGACGGTGTATAACTCGTTAGCCTGTTGGGCAATGGTGGCCCGAGGACTGACCAGACTCTCACAGTCCCcttgggaaaagaaaaaaaaaaaaaaaaaaagaaacatgagggtgattctttttttttttttttttgcaagcctAAACAATTATTCAAAACCTCTGCTAAACGTTCAATATAAATTTTTCATGAAAAGCAGGGGGCGGGAGGAGTAGGGTGGTTAGGGGTTAAGGGGGGGGACTAACCCTAACCATGaccccaggaaaaaaaatctgcaaatatgCAACCCCATATTTCATCTTCAGACCTACCCTATATGTTATATTAAGCAGACATATCATGtgcacatattttgtccatatttaaaatgacattttgtcatacatctggttaAGTAGTGTGTGTTCATATGTGGCCCCCAAGGACCAATTATGAGAAATTGCGGCCCCCCTCCAGTATTGAAGTATCCCATCCCTGGCCTAAAAGCATAATGTCCTAAATAATTTTAAACTTTCTGTCAGAAtaccaataataaaaaaacacacaccagtGGGCTTGTGAAaatgtgtatgtgttgttattattattattattattattattatttctgtgTAGATTCTTATTTTGATCTATTACATTATCGGGTTAAAAATGATAACGTAAGGTGAGTGAACAAGAGTCGTATCGTTAGCCTAATAGTGTAACTGCCcaagtcggttttttttttggttttttttacttAGTATTACTAAATCAACTTACTATTACTAAATCAAGGGAAATAATTTCCTTACCAAATCAATGAAAAATATGtccttgctaaaaaaaaaaaaaacattcaaatgagACAACTAAGCTATTGGGCTAACAATATACACAATGCAGATGCgtattgttgatttaaaagcATTGTCCTTTTAAATTTACTGgtaccaaaatgaataaaacatacCAATATACTtgctaaatacaaacaaacatatacaaaataaatataaaaaaaaatgcttcagtgGTTTTCtgaaaacattcaaatatgACTTAGCTAACTATTAGCATGCTATTAAGCTAATGACATGCTATCTCATGTACAGCCACACtttaaatttataaaaaataaatactgcaaaacattgataatttgtttattattatggcCACAGTGTGTTCTGTGAGGAAATTTAAATGAGATAAAATAACATTAGTCGATATGTTACTGGTTATGGTATAAAAATAATGATAGCATAACATGATAACATCGAGTCATGTTATGGACTGAATGAGGATAGCAGAGcgtgttgacagaaagaaagtcACTTTTATTTGATGGATATAAACAAGCTGGCCAACACTCAATAGTAATATTCGGTTACAACACATACAATAGCAAACCGGGGCACGGAGGACAGCCTTCTAGCTTTGAAAACAGGAAACATCACAGAGGATCCATGCGTCTGGCAACACTTCCTTCCcccagtttttctttttataggtTCTTCCTTTAATTAATTGTTTTACATCACTTTTCCTCTTATATACTttagcacacacacacccacacacacccgttgccataaaaataataaatgccaacacacgcacccacgcgcACTTTTCTGAGTAACATTTACACCAGCAACCCCAAAAACATGCTGCACTCTCACAAAACCGAACAGGCTGATTACTAAAAGTGGGgtgggggagggaggggggtgaCACAGTGAGACACACATTACTCTCAAACACCGACATGACACCGCCACGATGCAAGAGTGAGGAATGATGCTCCAACGTTCACACAAGTAATCATTCAGCATGCTGGACAACTCACATTGAACTTGCTCCTATAGGTCAGTACTGTACAGCTCAGAACATTGACTTTTACAAATAGTACAGCCTCCAACTGGCATCTGCGACTAGCGGAAAGCATAGAAAACGTAAAGCTAACTTAAtgcaaaaatgaatataaaaacaaaaacaaaaaatgtttccgGTATTGGTCACAGTGATTTGTTCAATAAGGTTTTTATAcagtaaaaaaacacaaagtgaaaatgtttttcgGCTCTGTAATTCCCTCCAGCGTTAGTCAGTGTTGACTGCGCTGCGGAGGCATCTGGCTGCATAGAGAACAGCACACCATCCTTGCTTCCAACAACACTCCCATTGGCAcgtaatgttaaataaaaatcagcacaaatgggCACGTTTGAAATGCAAATGATATATTTCACGGTAGGAGAACCCCCTACTTCAAGTATTCAGTGGATAAGGACCTGAAAAGGGAGGCTTCATACTCAGTCCCCCTGATGGTAGTCAGAGGATTTCATTTATGattgacttttctttttctttttttttgctcctctgTCTGTTTGCATTGTCTTCCCCTTATAAAACACAACCTATCATGATTAGACTTcctgtaaacacaaacacaatctggAGTTTCTTGGTCAGTGACAGGCGATGGAAGCTTCACGTGGGAAGCAGACGATGCCTCAATTGTGGAAGattggaaaaatacatatatatttatagattTTATATACACACCAACCACCACTTGGCCAATACAGAGGAGACACAAGAGAaatggaggagtttaagtaacAGTCTAATTCAGTTTCCACTAAACTGCAACAACATGTCGTATGTCAACACTTGCGTTTACGAGACAACACAAGAAAAGTCACGAGAAAGAAAATGCACTCCACACACGTGTTCATAAGTGAGATCCTCACTCACAAGTGCAAGTTCCAAACGGGCAGCGCACATCAttgctttcatggaagttgctcatgttctcttttgttttgttgatctGATTTGTCGCCACAGGCCAACTTGGTGGGAACACATGGGCCGGGGCCGAGGTTTTCAAAGTGTGGAACAGTGGGCCTCCCCAAAGATTACAAACATTATCTACAATTAAGCCCAAAAGTTGCCacaagcatcttttttttttgttaggtttCTCCTAGCTGGAACTGACACAAGAAAGTGTCAAAAGTGTAAGTTGGAAAACATTggcctttgttgtttacatctttgtattaaaataaataaataataataataataatacttaaaaaaaaaaaacataaaaaattgaGAGCCATGCTACCAACGTAGCCACTTTAGCTAACGTTAGCTTGTTTACAGTACACCTTTCGTGGATGTTAGTGAGGGGTGTGGCTTTGGACAGAGACTCTTCGTGAATTGAGGTTACAGATTCGTATTTTACTACTTTCTTTTGGCACTTCCAGCTAAAAagaaccccgcccacacaaaaaacaacaactactatTGAAGTGAGGTTACAAACTCATATTTGACTACTTCCCAGctaaaaagacagaaaaaacaaaaaacctcagTTACATTATActtaatttattatatttttgtgattGCTATACTACAGTATTCTCTAAGACATGAATTTAAACAAATTTCCAAGATGAAATTTAGAGAATATTTAAAGAAATGCAAATTATATTACAACCAACTGCACATTTTCCTAGATTGTTGCTTAAAATTTGGGTCACTAGTTAATATTATTTAAAGGCATATTTTAG
Encoded here:
- the il17rc gene encoding interleukin-17 receptor C isoform X1, coding for MFSFRWAVCCFLIAFHKPACGWVGSDVSEVTCSQGLSECTVAPEMPLAVPDSDVADVQMVTAKVELCCKDDTPCTLCLLIDAELAVRAAGDADERLQSGRGDEADAEEEIISTAASVTLCYKTPPTIPACKRVDFTISPTSPKVAKVSLVITNPSGVSFGSIVYVYPSEWLHPFVEVEAPSLNEVCSQNLRKPINECHVPTVNSAINERMNQVELTFADRNKVCIQYEADGRCQIWETKTIPLHSVTPCLCLQVWDDDKPRRSQSCPFKNMGFLEKNIWQNLTASVGHGRMNDKGQMLLWNLSAPCRLEGEVWPCRWTSSHNCTEIKGFRQQLENTTWEQKSNLQWVKIGFFEDINLQLFPCVMVNLTRGGLHLGPFCSHHSARWRWNLLAVAGLLVIAMTALMLCLLHGFIKKWASRSFSGGHVKTARKGHIVLLSPPDGISEVCGLGSLLRSQGFSVSVDQWSRMEQCKLGPLPWLHSQLLHIKILGGRVVLVLTRKALGLAHEWSQQHREAIQAGRVDGNVPLPPFSDVFVASLCLILGDKQQGRTAERFLLVTFEHDVGQPPGSLPELFRGLRLFQLPSQMKTFLCELAGGGKGKAKGGRTKAGWKWATFDGWRLKTKNATYSQGTIPAQCKYFEI
- the il17rc gene encoding interleukin-17 receptor C isoform X2, which encodes MFSFRWAVCCFLIAFHKPACGWVGSDVSEVTCSQGLSECTVAPEMPLAVPDSDVADVQMVTAKVELCCKDDTPCTLCLLIDAELAVRAAGDADERLQSGRGDEADAEEEIISTASVTLCYKTPPTIPACKRVDFTISPTSPKVAKVSLVITNPSGVSFGSIVYVYPSEWLHPFVEVEAPSLNEVCSQNLRKPINECHVPTVNSAINERMNQVELTFADRNKVCIQYEADGRCQIWETKTIPLHSVTPCLCLQVWDDDKPRRSQSCPFKNMGFLEKNIWQNLTASVGHGRMNDKGQMLLWNLSAPCRLEGEVWPCRWTSSHNCTEIKGFRQQLENTTWEQKSNLQWVKIGFFEDINLQLFPCVMVNLTRGGLHLGPFCSHHSARWRWNLLAVAGLLVIAMTALMLCLLHGFIKKWASRSFSGGHVKTARKGHIVLLSPPDGISEVCGLGSLLRSQGFSVSVDQWSRMEQCKLGPLPWLHSQLLHIKILGGRVVLVLTRKALGLAHEWSQQHREAIQAGRVDGNVPLPPFSDVFVASLCLILGDKQQGRTAERFLLVTFEHDVGQPPGSLPELFRGLRLFQLPSQMKTFLCELAGGGKGKAKGGRTKAGWKWATFDGWRLKTKNATYSQGTIPAQCKYFEI